Proteins from a single region of Ananas comosus cultivar F153 linkage group 3, ASM154086v1, whole genome shotgun sequence:
- the LOC109707837 gene encoding uncharacterized protein LOC109707837, translated as MAEDVRDLVDLARRQCWRSTSAPDPAKDTHRSEVLKLIREIKMEIVPDRACFTAIFEPEIQKEGAGRARSQQAPQDPLLVDRIVADAAVRSYRTKHRKTAVTFGFSLPPTLSGVSAEAARYRAGSLRRYGATIGEFSVPPGIVAHPHVKRLLVVSQNLGNLSSLYSSHANVAGFEIVSPVLGLLFYNAAVAPRNSSAKIIRILVAENPVRVNFSANTMARRSFCAGFELDGNVRITDRTASGVCEDTGAGAFAVVC; from the exons ATGGCCGAGGACGTACGCGACCTTGTCGACCTCGCGCGGCGCCAGTGCTGGCGCTCGACCTCGGCCCCCGACCCCGCTAAGGACACGCACCGCTCCGAGGTCCTGAAGCTGATCCGTGAGATCAAGATGGAGATCGTCCCCGACCGCGCGTGCTTCACCGCGATCTTCGAGCCTGAGATACAGAAAGAGGGAGCCGGCCGTGCGCG TTCACAGCAAGCACCCCAGGACCCTCTCCTCGTCGACCGGATAGTAGCGGACGCCGCGGTGCGATCGTACCGCACTAAACACCGCAAGACCGCCGTCACCTTCGGCTTCTCGCTCCCGCCGACCCTTTCCGGCGTTTCAGCAGAGGCAGCGCGGTACCGAGCCGGCAGTTTAAGGCGATATGGGGCGACGATCGGGGAGTTTTCCGTACCGCCGGGGATCGTCGCTCACCCGCACGTCAAGCGGCTACTCGTCGTGTCCCAAAACCTGGGCAATCTCTCTTCTTTGTACAGCAGCCATGCAAACGTAGCCGGGTTCGAGATCGTCTCTCCGGTGCTAGGCCTTCTATTCTACAACGCAGCGGTAGCTCCTCGCAATTCGTCAGCTAAAATTATTCGAATTCTGGTTGCCGAGAATCCCGTTAGAGTGAACTTCTCCGCGAACACAATGGCGAGAAGATCATTTTGCGCGGGGTTTGAATTGGACGGAAATGTTAGGATAACCGACCGAACAGCAAGCGGAGTTTGCGAAGACACGGGGGCAGGGGCATTTGCGGTTGTGTGTTGA